A single window of Lytechinus variegatus isolate NC3 chromosome 8, Lvar_3.0, whole genome shotgun sequence DNA harbors:
- the LOC121420321 gene encoding uncharacterized protein LOC121420321: MTGGGSLEVRPTLEAVLEVLARETVQGVVGSSDEAGFSSSQDTIDGDNEACLLFSSMAAGACSRTPDRVKTTSTVVNTTTTVVNTATAAVNTSTAATTTTTTAIPAATTSASTTKTPQRKLSSTDQLVELEKERIRLLEKQVSLSAERNLFLSRIANALEAIEKNGIQSLGMIEF, translated from the exons ATGACAG gtgggGGCAGCCTTGAAGTCCGGCCCACGTTAGAGGCTGTTCTGGAGGTTCTCGCAAGAGAAACGGTGCAGGGGGTAGTCGGGTCCTCCGACGAAGCAGGCTTTAGCTCGTCCCAA GACACAATAGATGGAGACAATGAGGCTTGCCTGCTGTTCAGCAGCATGGCTGCAGGAGCGTGTTCACGCACCCCTGATCGTGTCAAGACAACCTCCACTGTCGTCAACACAACAACTACTGTCGTCAACACCGCCACCGCTGCTGTCAACACCTCCACTGCTGCCACAACCACTACCACAACTGCAATACCTGCTGCAACCACCTCCGCCTCCACCAccaagacccctcaaagaaaaCTTTCCTCAACTGACCAGCTTGTAGAGCTGGAGAAGGAGAGGATTCGACTGCTTGAGAAACAAGTTTCCCTCTCTGCAGAGCGAAACTTGTTTCTCAGTAGAATTGCAAATGCCTTAGAGGCCATTGAAAAAAATGGCATTCAGTCATTGGGAATGATTGAATTTTAA
- the LOC121419638 gene encoding putative nuclease HARBI1, whose protein sequence is RTDAETAANIQDFYRIAGFPRVVGAVDGTHVCLHGCPLGPDEYVYTNRKGRSSINVQLACNAKFQIINVVARWPGSTHDSRILQNSRLYRKYNNGELKGIILGDSGYPLMTWLMTPILNPQTPEEQAYNNAQCKTRSIIEQVNGQLKNKFRCLLGHGLQIRPNRACNIITACCILFNISKRFRQPAADDNEDDHMIDDNMEGEINRERGDAAAIAVRAQIVQSFVV, encoded by the exons AGGACTGATGCCGAAACAGCCGCCAATATTCAGGATTTCTATAGAATCGCAGGCTTCCCGAGAGTGGTAGGGGCTGTTGATGGCACGCACGTGTGCCTACATGGCTGCCCATTAGGCCCAGATGAATACGTTTACACCAATCGAAAGGGCAGGTCTTCCATCAACGTCCAATTGGCTTGCAACGCAAAATTCCAGATAATAAATGTTGTTGCGAGATGGCCGGGGAGTACCCACGACTCCAGGATTCTTCAG AATAGCAGACTGTACCGCAAGTACAATAATGGAGAACTGAAAGGGATCATCCTCGGTGACTCTGGTTATCCCTTGATGACATGGTTAATGACCCCCATCCTTAATCCACAGACACCAGAGGAACAAGCCTACAACAA TGCACAGTGCAAGACGAGATCAATCATCGAGCAAGTGAATGGACagctaaaaaataaatttagatgTCTGCTCGGCCATGGCCTACAAATTCGACCAAATAGGGCCTGCAACATCATTACTGCATGCTGCATATTATTCAACATTAGTAAAAGATTCAGACAGCCAGCAGCAGACGATAATGAAGATGACCACATGATCGATGACAACATGGAAGGAGAAATCAACAGGGAAAGGGGAGATGCAGCGGCCATCGCTGTCCGGGCCCAGATCGTACAGTCTTTTGTTGTGtag